A single genomic interval of Mycolicibacterium sp. MU0053 harbors:
- a CDS encoding TIGR03857 family LLM class F420-dependent oxidoreductase, which translates to MTEQMPEIGFYTLAGQADHPRDLIAEVRDAERLGIGECFVSERFSTKEAATICGAVGAISDTIGITTGATNHNIRHPIVTAAHATTMHRLTGGRFTLGLGRGIVPLQRAFGIPEITTAQMEDFAGVMRRLFRGETVVGHDGPMGSYPALRLDPNFDEDVKLGLVAFGPNSLALGGRAFDKVILHTFFTDETLQRCVQTVKDAAEAAGRDPAKVEVWSCLATIGDHLPEELRLRKTVGRLATYLQGYGDLMVRTNDWDPAVLERFRQDPVVQSFQPPGGAIKVIDSPSTTVEQLEHIATLLPDEWLAPAATGSPAQCAATVQNQLDLGADGVILHGASPTELEPILPEYRAIRSRKAAN; encoded by the coding sequence ATGACCGAGCAGATGCCCGAGATCGGGTTCTACACGCTGGCCGGCCAGGCGGATCACCCCCGCGATCTGATCGCCGAAGTCCGCGACGCCGAACGCCTCGGAATCGGCGAATGCTTCGTCTCGGAGCGGTTCTCCACCAAAGAGGCCGCGACGATCTGCGGAGCTGTCGGAGCCATCAGCGACACCATCGGGATCACCACCGGCGCAACCAATCACAACATCCGCCACCCGATCGTGACAGCCGCTCACGCGACCACCATGCATCGCCTTACCGGCGGGCGGTTCACCCTCGGGCTAGGCCGCGGAATAGTCCCGTTGCAACGGGCGTTCGGCATCCCGGAGATCACCACCGCACAGATGGAGGACTTCGCGGGCGTGATGCGCCGGCTGTTCCGCGGCGAAACCGTCGTCGGTCATGACGGTCCGATGGGTAGCTATCCGGCGCTGCGGCTCGATCCCAACTTCGACGAGGACGTGAAGCTGGGCCTCGTCGCATTCGGGCCCAACTCACTGGCGTTGGGCGGCAGAGCCTTCGACAAGGTCATCCTGCACACCTTCTTCACCGACGAGACACTGCAACGGTGCGTGCAGACCGTCAAGGACGCCGCCGAGGCGGCGGGCCGCGACCCGGCGAAGGTCGAGGTGTGGTCATGCTTGGCGACCATCGGCGATCACCTGCCGGAGGAGCTGCGACTGCGCAAGACCGTCGGCAGGCTCGCAACCTACCTGCAGGGCTATGGCGACCTGATGGTGCGCACCAACGACTGGGACCCTGCGGTTCTCGAACGCTTCCGCCAAGACCCGGTCGTGCAGAGCTTCCAGCCGCCCGGCGGCGCGATCAAAGTGATCGACAGCCCGTCCACCACGGTGGAGCAACTCGAACACATCGCGACCCTGCTGCCCGACGAATGGCTGGCCCCTGCGGCCACCGGAAGCCCGGCGCAGTGCGCCGCCACCGTCCAGAACCAGTTGGACCTCGGGGCCGACGGAGTCATTCTGCACGGCGCCTCGCCCACCGAACTCGAGCCGATCCTTCCCGAATATCGCGCGATCCGATCACGAAAGGCCGCAAACTGA
- a CDS encoding alpha/beta hydrolase translates to MSDPIRIPTDGGARLAATHFPATSEALRGRNGRPAVVMAHGLGATRDSGLAGFATALSAAGLDVVTFDYRNFAESDGTPRQLVSLPAQLRDYHAALRYARSLPEVDADRVAIWGVSLSGGHVLKVAAEDPSVAAVISLTPAVDGLAAVAAMAKANGPAHLAKLVGRGLSDAIGTALRRPPVLTPIVGHPGELAALTAPGAVAGMAATAGPTWKNAVASRLFLQMGLYRPGAFADRVRCPVLMQIADADQTAPPGAATRTATRLRATVHHYPCDHFDVYPGTSCHDRVVAHQVAFLQRVLTPVEVAS, encoded by the coding sequence ATGTCTGACCCAATACGTATTCCCACCGACGGCGGCGCCAGGCTCGCCGCGACGCACTTCCCCGCGACCTCCGAGGCGCTGCGCGGCCGGAACGGCCGCCCCGCCGTCGTGATGGCCCACGGCTTGGGGGCAACCCGCGACAGCGGCCTGGCGGGCTTCGCCACGGCGCTGTCTGCTGCGGGCCTCGACGTCGTCACCTTCGACTATCGCAACTTCGCCGAATCCGACGGCACCCCAAGGCAACTGGTATCGCTGCCGGCCCAGCTCCGCGACTACCATGCCGCGCTGCGCTACGCCCGGTCGCTGCCCGAGGTCGACGCCGATCGCGTCGCGATCTGGGGCGTGTCGTTGTCCGGCGGGCATGTGCTCAAGGTGGCGGCCGAGGACCCCTCGGTTGCCGCGGTGATCAGCCTGACACCCGCGGTCGACGGTCTGGCCGCGGTGGCCGCGATGGCCAAGGCCAACGGGCCGGCACACCTCGCGAAACTGGTGGGCCGCGGTCTATCGGATGCGATTGGCACCGCACTACGACGCCCCCCGGTGCTGACGCCGATCGTCGGCCATCCCGGCGAACTCGCTGCGCTCACCGCGCCCGGCGCGGTGGCCGGCATGGCTGCCACCGCCGGTCCCACCTGGAAAAATGCGGTGGCGTCGCGGTTGTTCCTGCAGATGGGCCTGTACCGACCCGGGGCCTTCGCCGACCGGGTGCGATGCCCGGTCCTGATGCAGATCGCCGATGCCGATCAGACCGCTCCCCCGGGCGCGGCGACCCGCACAGCGACGCGACTGCGAGCCACCGTGCATCACTACCCATGCGACCACTTCGACGTCTATCCGGGCACCTCCTGTCATGACCGGGTGGTCGCCCATCAGGTCGCCTTCCTGCAGCGCGTTCTGACTCCGGTGGAGGTGGCGTCATGA
- a CDS encoding TetR/AcrR family transcriptional regulator, whose translation MRSDDVAAPRHNPVRPQHRGEMRRTRLLNALATRLEGQPLAEVSIADVTDEAGLGRSAFYHYFSGKHEAVTHLLADIFSDQVSTVTEIINAPGDKLDNMSRSLQSVVDAWLGEKALYLAMLDARDTDAATRQIWTTWLQRYEDFVAEYISENRTVSGADPADLAHALIATNEQVLQRLLRSGGGQDAARRAHATLLDIWSSTILGKES comes from the coding sequence ATGCGGTCTGACGACGTCGCCGCGCCGCGCCACAATCCGGTCCGACCGCAGCACCGAGGCGAGATGCGGCGCACCCGACTGCTTAACGCGTTGGCCACCCGCCTCGAAGGCCAGCCGCTGGCCGAGGTGTCGATCGCGGATGTGACCGATGAGGCCGGCCTGGGTCGTTCGGCGTTCTACCACTACTTCAGCGGTAAGCACGAGGCGGTCACGCATCTGCTCGCCGACATCTTCTCCGATCAGGTGTCGACGGTCACCGAGATCATCAACGCACCAGGAGACAAGCTCGACAACATGTCGCGGTCGCTGCAATCGGTGGTCGACGCCTGGCTCGGCGAGAAGGCCCTCTACCTGGCGATGCTGGATGCCCGCGATACCGATGCCGCCACTCGGCAGATCTGGACCACATGGCTGCAACGTTACGAAGACTTCGTCGCGGAGTACATCTCGGAAAACCGCACAGTGAGTGGCGCCGATCCCGCCGACCTCGCCCATGCCCTGATCGCCACGAATGAGCAAGTGCTGCAACGCCTATTGCGCAGCGGCGGCGGTCAGGACGCGGCGCGACGCGCGCACGCCACGCTGCTCGACATCTGGTCTTCAACCATCCTCGGCAAGGAGAGCTGA
- a CDS encoding flavin-containing monooxygenase — protein MHTTPRTAIIGAGISGLTTAKNLGDAGVDYDCFESSDRVGGNWAFRNPNGHSSAYRSLHIDTSRDLLCFKDFPMDSSLPDYPHHSEIKDYLDDYADAFGLRERIKFQTAVEHARRLDGGGWELQISDGSRRQYDALVVANGHHWDPRFPDFPGEFNGQTIHSHAYIDPTEPLDLRGKRIVVVGIGNSAADIVSELSQKSWQNTVYLSTRSGAWVVPKYIFGMTADKIARTLPVIPLSWQRRIMRPVPRLLFGHPEHYGLPTPNHHFLEAHPTQSAELLMRLGAGDATAKPNIERLDGDHVVFTDGTRVAADVIIYATGYNITFPFFDPEFLSAPDNRLPLFKRMLKPGIDDLIFVGFAQALPTLFPFVECQARLAAAYLAGTYRPPNPQQMEKVIAADERKYIGHFADRPRHTQQLDYFDYERDIRGRELPAGRRRVAKHGPVVLSGRVAEPAADAV, from the coding sequence ATGCACACCACACCGCGGACCGCAATCATCGGAGCCGGCATCAGCGGGCTCACCACCGCGAAGAACCTCGGTGACGCCGGTGTGGACTACGACTGCTTCGAGTCCTCGGACCGGGTCGGCGGGAACTGGGCATTCCGCAACCCCAACGGTCATTCCAGCGCCTACCGCTCACTACATATCGACACCTCGCGGGACCTGCTGTGTTTCAAGGACTTCCCGATGGACAGTTCCCTTCCGGACTATCCGCACCACAGCGAGATCAAGGACTATCTCGACGATTACGCCGACGCGTTCGGCCTACGCGAACGCATCAAGTTCCAGACCGCCGTCGAGCATGCGCGTCGGCTCGACGGCGGCGGCTGGGAACTCCAGATCAGCGACGGCAGCCGCCGGCAGTACGACGCACTGGTGGTCGCCAACGGACATCACTGGGATCCCCGATTCCCGGACTTCCCCGGCGAGTTCAACGGCCAGACCATCCACTCCCACGCCTACATCGACCCCACCGAACCCCTCGACCTTCGCGGTAAGCGCATCGTGGTGGTCGGCATCGGCAACTCGGCGGCCGATATCGTCTCCGAGCTGTCGCAAAAGTCCTGGCAGAACACCGTGTACCTGTCCACGCGCTCCGGTGCATGGGTGGTGCCCAAGTACATCTTCGGAATGACTGCCGACAAGATCGCCCGCACGCTCCCAGTGATCCCCTTGTCCTGGCAACGCCGCATCATGCGGCCCGTGCCGCGGCTGCTGTTCGGCCACCCCGAACACTACGGCCTGCCCACTCCCAACCACCACTTCCTCGAGGCGCACCCCACGCAGTCCGCCGAACTGTTGATGCGGTTGGGTGCCGGCGACGCAACGGCCAAACCCAACATCGAGCGGCTCGACGGCGACCACGTCGTCTTCACCGACGGCACCCGGGTGGCCGCGGACGTCATCATCTATGCGACCGGCTACAACATCACCTTCCCGTTCTTCGACCCGGAGTTCCTCTCGGCACCCGACAACCGGCTGCCACTCTTCAAGCGGATGCTCAAGCCCGGCATCGACGATCTGATCTTCGTGGGATTCGCCCAGGCTCTGCCCACGCTGTTTCCCTTCGTGGAATGCCAGGCCAGGCTGGCGGCCGCCTATCTGGCCGGGACGTATCGCCCGCCGAATCCGCAGCAGATGGAGAAGGTGATCGCCGCCGACGAACGCAAGTACATCGGGCATTTCGCCGACCGGCCCCGCCATACCCAGCAACTCGACTACTTCGACTACGAACGCGACATTCGCGGGCGGGAGCTGCCCGCCGGGCGTCGTCGGGTCGCCAAGCACGGGCCGGTGGTGCTGAGCGGGCGCGTCGCGGAACCCGCAGCCGATGCGGTCTGA
- a CDS encoding nitroreductase, producing MTTTDIRSVVESRRSDHLPDNAADILEHLLAVRVSYRAYRPEPVAEQTIREILETAQLTASWCNSQSWRVAVASGAGTDRLRKALFTAASSGHTDTPDIPFPREYRGVHRDRRRESGFQLYNALDIERGDRQRQMEQTLQNFNFFGAPHVAIIHADEALGPYGAVDCGGYVSNFMLAATARGVGSIAQAALAMYPNTLRDELGLTPDRQIVCGISFGYPDFDHPTNTYRTTRAPLTEVVDWITS from the coding sequence TTGACCACCACCGACATCCGATCTGTCGTCGAGTCCCGCCGATCCGATCATCTCCCGGACAACGCGGCTGACATCCTCGAACACTTGCTGGCCGTACGAGTGAGCTATCGCGCCTACCGGCCGGAACCTGTTGCGGAACAGACGATTCGCGAGATCCTGGAGACCGCTCAATTGACGGCTTCGTGGTGCAACAGCCAGTCCTGGCGGGTCGCTGTCGCCAGCGGGGCAGGAACCGATCGGCTCCGCAAAGCGCTGTTCACCGCAGCGTCCAGCGGTCATACCGACACGCCGGACATTCCTTTTCCTCGGGAATATCGCGGCGTTCACCGTGACCGCCGACGCGAGAGCGGATTCCAGCTGTACAACGCCCTGGACATCGAACGCGGCGATCGCCAGCGTCAGATGGAGCAAACGCTGCAGAACTTCAACTTCTTCGGCGCCCCGCACGTGGCGATCATCCACGCCGACGAGGCACTTGGCCCGTACGGCGCGGTCGATTGCGGTGGCTACGTCAGCAACTTCATGCTCGCGGCAACCGCTCGCGGCGTAGGCAGCATTGCGCAGGCCGCCCTGGCCATGTACCCCAACACTCTGCGCGACGAACTCGGCCTGACGCCGGACCGCCAAATCGTGTGCGGCATCTCCTTTGGCTACCCCGATTTCGACCACCCGACAAACACTTACCGGACCACCCGCGCCCCGTTGACCGAGGTCGTCGACTGGATCACGTCCTGA